A part of Anaerotignum faecicola genomic DNA contains:
- a CDS encoding Fur family transcriptional regulator yields MKETAQLLREKGLKVTPQRIAVYNMLLGTTAHPNAEMIYKTLESTNPTMSLATVYKTLDFFKQLGLVQELNVGESSSRYDAVVRCHPHTVCRICGRVDDLHIDALTEVARKLVPDLDFDVECEQLILYGICKECQEK; encoded by the coding sequence ATGAAGGAAACTGCGCAGCTTTTGCGAGAAAAAGGGCTGAAGGTCACCCCACAGCGTATTGCCGTTTATAATATGCTTTTGGGTACCACCGCGCATCCGAATGCGGAAATGATTTATAAAACACTGGAATCGACCAACCCCACCATGAGCCTTGCTACGGTCTATAAAACGCTTGATTTTTTCAAGCAGCTTGGTCTGGTGCAGGAATTGAACGTGGGCGAGTCAAGCTCCCGCTATGATGCTGTGGTGCGGTGTCATCCGCATACGGTTTGCCGTATCTGCGGCAGAGTGGATGATTTGCACATAGACGCATTGACAGAGGTTGCAAGAAAGCTTGTGCCGGATTTGGATTTTGATGTGGAATGTGAACAGCTCATTCTTTATGGCATCTGCAAGGAGTGCCAAGAAAAATAA
- a CDS encoding DUF2812 domain-containing protein — translation MKYKRKLTPATTFDFAAMETWLSDMAEDGWIPVDFRGEKVKFQQAEPQKRSYRIAIPRYFDTQPTAKQLEEYHQLGWEFICTYRSKGYLLANITEHPQEPYTDPAVQKKNIEELYQEERYLYLAGMVLGTLFFVGLGLLTWHYLGRNIIDPNWVLEFYGPILFLLLAVFNFYELRLLKRLKTSLEQGLPISHEKDYTKKLQLKRISNLIYAILGITLLLPPLSDIYSAFRPDETQEKAAVSVSPLPYVPMEEITKSASDTEISLYSEPTLFAPLLFQTFEMGDSNSMDTMLLEVRPSFLTEQAFLTLGANGTFPDAFLPSTAEQALVLSSDSFDEGYFYQETSEMQRQMLTLRKGNRLLIVRYRGENRLVDSLSAFLPLLEQDYTIQE, via the coding sequence ATGAAATATAAACGAAAGCTGACACCTGCGACAACCTTCGATTTTGCGGCAATGGAAACATGGCTGTCTGACATGGCGGAGGACGGATGGATTCCCGTTGACTTTCGGGGCGAAAAGGTAAAATTTCAGCAGGCAGAACCGCAAAAAAGAAGCTACCGCATTGCCATTCCGCGCTATTTCGATACCCAACCTACCGCAAAGCAGCTGGAGGAATATCATCAGCTTGGTTGGGAATTTATCTGTACCTACCGCTCCAAGGGCTATCTTCTGGCGAATATCACGGAGCATCCCCAAGAGCCTTACACAGACCCTGCCGTACAGAAGAAAAACATTGAGGAGCTTTATCAAGAGGAACGCTATCTTTATCTTGCAGGCATGGTTCTCGGCACTCTGTTTTTCGTCGGCTTAGGGCTACTTACATGGCATTATTTAGGTCGAAATATCATAGACCCGAATTGGGTTTTGGAGTTTTATGGACCAATCCTCTTCCTCCTTCTCGCTGTTTTCAATTTCTATGAGCTGCGTCTGCTCAAAAGGCTGAAAACAAGCTTGGAGCAAGGACTTCCCATCTCGCATGAGAAGGATTACACCAAAAAGCTGCAGCTCAAAAGAATCAGCAATCTCATTTACGCGATTCTGGGTATCACACTTCTCCTGCCCCCCCTCTCGGACATCTATTCTGCTTTTAGACCGGACGAAACACAGGAGAAGGCTGCCGTTTCGGTTTCTCCTCTGCCTTATGTGCCGATGGAAGAAATCACAAAAAGTGCCTCCGATACCGAAATCAGCCTCTATTCCGAGCCAACACTCTTTGCACCCCTGCTTTTCCAAACGTTCGAGATGGGCGATTCCAACTCAATGGATACCATGCTCTTAGAGGTGCGCCCCTCCTTCCTGACGGAGCAGGCGTTTCTGACCTTAGGGGCAAACGGCACATTTCCCGATGCCTTCCTTCCCTCAACGGCAGAGCAGGCATTGGTGCTTTCCTCTGATTCCTTTGACGAGGGATATTTTTATCAGGAAACAAGCGAGATGCAACGCCAGATGCTGACGCTTCGCAAGGGCAACCGCCTTCTGATTGTGCGCTACCGCGGCGAGAACAGATTGGTCGATTCTCTGAGTGCCTTTCTGCCCCTGCTGGAGCAGGACTACACCATACAGGAATAA
- a CDS encoding DUF2812 domain-containing protein, giving the protein MTKCKRKLLPAEPYEIDALESWFSDLSAEGLHVQKANALFATFIEGEKKRLLFRMEPKQDAIFPALDESQAEERNAQHREKGWSFVCGLNRFYVYAAEEGTADYFATPEEEGAYYPDNLKGNKFFNSIYAELLVIVVLIAAYIFVLHRQTTYDWVEGFANPFCNPLILVFAIFAGQRNRGAIKLQSSLAAGEPHHQPTDWQAPHLRRKHRLYQVWMLGIIAFIFLPFLPNVFSFSDRPIAEVKQPLPMISLAELENDPDFYAVDSYYQRDGNAKEDWWEREANLVNSYPTFGSPVDLAYNQAGRISDKTDATGRPYESVLWVEYRRLAPFLSPKEYIKEYLGRAYETYETTALEDTPFDYALLAKGKNHTRLYLVSGQTLLELDYYYGDADLTKHYDLYEKALKEMQKK; this is encoded by the coding sequence ATGACGAAATGCAAAAGAAAGCTGCTCCCCGCAGAGCCATACGAAATTGATGCACTGGAAAGTTGGTTTTCCGACCTTTCCGCAGAGGGACTGCATGTGCAGAAGGCAAATGCCCTCTTTGCGACCTTCATAGAGGGCGAGAAAAAGCGTCTGCTTTTCCGCATGGAGCCGAAGCAGGATGCTATTTTCCCTGCTTTGGACGAAAGCCAGGCAGAGGAACGGAATGCACAGCATAGGGAAAAGGGTTGGAGCTTTGTCTGTGGGTTGAACCGTTTTTATGTCTATGCCGCAGAGGAAGGCACAGCGGATTACTTTGCCACACCGGAGGAGGAAGGTGCATATTATCCCGACAATTTGAAGGGAAACAAATTCTTCAACAGCATCTATGCAGAACTACTGGTTATTGTTGTGCTGATTGCGGCTTATATTTTCGTTCTGCACAGACAGACCACCTATGACTGGGTAGAGGGTTTCGCCAACCCCTTCTGTAATCCTCTTATTTTAGTTTTTGCCATATTTGCCGGACAGCGCAACCGCGGTGCCATCAAGCTGCAAAGCTCTCTTGCGGCAGGCGAGCCGCACCATCAGCCGACCGATTGGCAGGCACCCCACCTGCGGCGGAAGCATCGGCTGTATCAGGTCTGGATGCTCGGGATAATTGCATTCATCTTCCTGCCGTTTCTGCCCAATGTATTCTCTTTTTCCGACCGACCGATTGCAGAGGTAAAGCAGCCCCTGCCGATGATTTCTCTGGCGGAACTGGAAAACGATCCTGATTTTTACGCTGTGGACAGCTATTATCAGCGGGACGGCAATGCCAAGGAGGACTGGTGGGAGCGGGAAGCAAATCTGGTCAACTCCTATCCGACCTTCGGCTCTCCTGTTGACCTTGCCTATAATCAAGCAGGGCGGATTTCGGACAAAACAGATGCTACAGGCAGACCGTATGAATCGGTGCTTTGGGTGGAATATCGCAGGCTTGCGCCCTTCCTTTCCCCGAAGGAATATATTAAAGAATATCTGGGTCGTGCTTATGAAACCTATGAAACTACGGCTTTGGAGGATACACCGTTTGATTACGCCCTTCTGGCAAAGGGTAAAAATCATACAAGGCTATATCTGGTTTCGGGGCAGACGCTTCTGGAACTGGACTATTACTATGGCGATGCAGATTTGACAAAGCATTATGACCTGTATGAAAAGGCACTGAAGGAAATGCAGAAAAAATAA
- the yycI gene encoding two-component system regulatory protein YycI codes for MEWSNAKKFVIVLLVLLNVLLAGLNYKQNRENTMTAAQERSIFEVLSRNGITMYTDLLTEHPPMSRLAVELPSYNKETLERLFFGSARTTASTKGGETVYQGKQSSLTMSGARGVWETKAVKSGKGEMTKTEALREAQKFIDNTEHFFGSYGDAIIAEESEGFRVNFFGQYKREKVFANYFSFFVTADGIQKITFNYYPVRGYTGEKQDLSYADEALLAFMREWKKGEHAEEATIDRMELGYARMESNTAADGVASINLEPCYRIYLMDEEKPYLINAYTCQILNQ; via the coding sequence ATGGAATGGAGCAATGCAAAAAAGTTTGTGATTGTTTTGCTGGTACTGCTGAATGTACTTCTGGCAGGGCTGAATTATAAACAAAATCGGGAAAACACCATGACGGCGGCACAGGAGCGTTCCATCTTTGAGGTGCTTTCGCGAAACGGCATCACCATGTATACCGACCTTCTGACGGAGCATCCGCCCATGTCCCGTCTGGCGGTGGAGCTGCCCTCCTATAATAAGGAAACGCTGGAGCGGCTGTTTTTCGGCAGTGCGCGCACAACCGCTTCTACAAAGGGCGGCGAAACGGTCTATCAGGGGAAACAGAGCAGCCTGACCATGAGCGGTGCGCGCGGTGTCTGGGAAACGAAAGCCGTGAAAAGCGGCAAGGGCGAGATGACCAAGACGGAAGCCCTCAGAGAAGCGCAGAAATTCATTGATAATACGGAGCATTTCTTCGGCAGCTATGGCGATGCTATTATTGCGGAGGAGAGCGAGGGCTTTCGGGTGAATTTCTTCGGGCAGTATAAACGGGAGAAGGTTTTTGCGAATTATTTCTCCTTTTTCGTCACCGCCGATGGAATTCAGAAAATCACCTTCAATTATTACCCTGTGCGCGGCTATACGGGCGAAAAGCAGGATTTAAGCTATGCGGATGAAGCCCTGCTTGCCTTCATGCGCGAATGGAAAAAGGGCGAGCATGCGGAGGAAGCAACCATTGACCGCATGGAGCTTGGCTATGCACGGATGGAAAGCAATACTGCGGCGGATGGCGTTGCCTCGATCAATCTGGAGCCATGCTACCGCATTTATCTGATGGATGAGGAAAAGCCGTATCTCATCAATGCGTATACCTGTCAGATTTTAAATCAGTAA
- a CDS encoding ATP-binding protein has product MRSIKWKLIIMYLGLVLIVMIVSGTYILLSLRNIEIDKSRQELATYAERINEQVIEGGKDEEFQEKLLKTVSNAVGIQGNILNTDGETIASTTVTEAPYPVYTDQAIIAAMNGMTSFSTQKKSTDSFGLLREWMSYATPVQTSGTTPSYIIYTRLDASDMQTSLDKTTQTIVAAVMIALFLAAVMGYVFAQTLTGPILALTTGAKNLAEGNMDQSLTVRSNDEIGQLTSSFNNMAAELSKNMSEISREKNRLEILLHNMSDGVISFSKDGELMLANAAAEGMLGLEKIEMNFTEFIRAYDISSSVYLDMGNEPSKKVIFPVGKQFINANFSPYYDKRGEVEGVVVVLQDITEQKKLDDMRKEFVANVSHELRTPLTTVKSYTETLLDGAMEDAEIAQEFLGIINSEADRMAFLVRDLLQLTRFDNKQVRLDITKIEMNEFLSMTVRQNKIHAEAKHQTLTFEPYEHEVVVFGDRDRVGQVVNNIVTNAIKYSLEQASIRIFITEEEQFYKIHVKDTGMGITREDLPRIFERFYRVDKARSRAMGGTGLGLAIAKEIMESHGGKLTAESEYGKGTTMIMWFPKERPILEYEREEQKA; this is encoded by the coding sequence ATGCGAAGTATTAAATGGAAGTTAATTATCATGTATCTGGGGCTGGTGCTGATTGTGATGATTGTCAGCGGCACCTATATCCTGCTCAGCCTGCGAAATATCGAGATTGATAAATCCAGACAGGAGCTGGCAACCTATGCGGAGAGAATCAATGAACAGGTGATTGAGGGCGGCAAGGATGAGGAATTTCAGGAGAAGCTCTTAAAAACCGTATCAAATGCCGTCGGCATACAGGGCAATATTCTCAATACGGATGGGGAGACGATTGCCTCCACCACTGTAACGGAGGCACCCTATCCGGTTTATACGGATCAGGCGATTATTGCGGCAATGAACGGCATGACCTCCTTTTCCACACAGAAAAAAAGCACCGATTCCTTCGGGCTTCTGCGTGAATGGATGAGCTATGCCACACCTGTGCAGACGAGCGGGACAACCCCCTCCTATATCATCTATACCAGATTGGACGCAAGCGATATGCAGACCAGTCTGGATAAAACCACGCAGACGATTGTTGCGGCGGTTATGATTGCGCTGTTTCTGGCGGCAGTGATGGGCTATGTTTTTGCACAGACACTGACGGGCCCGATTCTTGCGCTGACAACGGGCGCGAAAAATCTGGCAGAAGGGAATATGGATCAGAGCCTAACGGTGCGCAGCAATGATGAAATCGGCCAGCTGACCAGCAGCTTTAACAACATGGCGGCGGAGCTTTCCAAGAATATGTCGGAAATTTCAAGAGAGAAAAATCGTCTGGAAATTCTCCTGCATAATATGAGTGACGGCGTGATTTCCTTCAGTAAGGACGGCGAGCTGATGCTTGCCAATGCGGCGGCAGAGGGGATGCTTGGTCTGGAAAAAATAGAAATGAATTTTACGGAATTTATCCGTGCGTATGATATCAGCTCCTCTGTCTATCTGGATATGGGAAATGAGCCCTCTAAGAAGGTGATTTTCCCTGTCGGCAAGCAGTTTATCAATGCGAATTTCTCTCCTTATTACGATAAAAGGGGCGAGGTCGAAGGTGTGGTTGTTGTTTTGCAGGATATCACAGAGCAGAAAAAGCTGGACGATATGCGAAAGGAATTTGTGGCGAATGTGTCGCATGAGCTGCGAACACCGCTGACAACCGTAAAAAGCTATACGGAAACCCTTCTGGACGGTGCTATGGAGGATGCGGAGATTGCGCAGGAGTTCCTTGGCATCATTAACAGCGAGGCAGACCGTATGGCATTTCTGGTGCGTGATTTGCTGCAGCTGACGCGTTTTGATAATAAGCAGGTGCGTTTGGATATTACGAAAATCGAAATGAATGAATTTCTCAGCATGACTGTCCGCCAGAACAAAATCCATGCGGAAGCCAAGCATCAGACGCTGACCTTTGAGCCGTATGAGCATGAGGTTGTTGTTTTCGGTGACAGAGACCGCGTGGGGCAGGTGGTGAATAATATTGTGACCAATGCCATCAAGTACAGCTTAGAGCAGGCGAGCATCCGCATCTTCATTACGGAGGAGGAGCAGTTCTATAAGATTCATGTGAAGGATACGGGCATGGGCATCACAAGAGAGGATTTACCCCGTATTTTTGAGCGCTTTTATCGTGTGGATAAGGCGCGCAGCCGTGCCATGGGCGGCACAGGTCTGGGGCTTGCCATTGCGAAGGAAATTATGGAAAGCCACGGCGGTAAGCTGACGGCAGAAAGCGAATATGGCAAGGGAACAACGATGATTATGTGGTTCCCGAAGGAACGCCCGATTCTGGAATATGAAAGGGAGGAACAGAAGGCATAA
- the yycF gene encoding response regulator YycF, which produces MDRKILIVDDEKNIVDIIAFNLKKEGYTVITAADGEEGVQKAMEENPDLILLDIMMPKMDGYEVCKKIREKKNTPIIMLTARAEELDKVLGLELGADDYVTKPFGVRELMARVKANLRKSVVREETPEQAPAGKGNFGKLDINPDRYEVRKDGRIIDLTVREFELLKYLSAQKGQVFSRETLLEKVWGYEYFGDVRTVDVTIRRLREKIEDDPGKPVYILTKRGVGYYFDC; this is translated from the coding sequence ATGGACAGAAAAATTCTGATTGTCGATGATGAGAAAAACATCGTCGATATCATTGCGTTTAACCTGAAAAAGGAGGGCTATACCGTCATCACGGCGGCAGATGGGGAGGAAGGCGTACAGAAAGCCATGGAGGAAAATCCGGATCTGATTCTGCTGGATATTATGATGCCGAAGATGGATGGCTACGAAGTCTGCAAAAAAATCAGAGAAAAGAAAAATACCCCGATTATCATGCTGACGGCAAGAGCCGAGGAGCTGGATAAGGTGCTGGGGCTGGAGCTGGGAGCGGATGATTATGTGACCAAGCCCTTTGGTGTCAGAGAGCTGATGGCAAGGGTGAAGGCGAACCTCAGAAAATCCGTTGTGCGCGAGGAGACTCCCGAACAGGCACCTGCCGGTAAGGGGAATTTTGGCAAGCTGGATATCAACCCCGATCGGTATGAGGTGCGGAAGGATGGGCGGATTATTGATCTGACCGTCAGAGAATTTGAGCTTCTGAAATACCTTTCCGCGCAGAAGGGGCAGGTTTTTTCCAGAGAAACGCTTCTGGAGAAGGTCTGGGGCTATGAATATTTCGGCGATGTGCGGACAGTGGATGTCACCATTCGCCGTTTGCGTGAAAAAATCGAGGATGACCCCGGCAAGCCGGTTTATATCCTCACAAAAAGAGGCGTAGGGTATTATTTTGACTGCTGA
- a CDS encoding glucose-6-phosphate isomerase, which produces MGISFSLKGDFIKKDEVFALQKEVERCHYALHEKTGKGNDFLGWVDLPVNYDKEEFDRIKKAAARIQANSEVLIVIGIGGSYLGARTALDFIKTPFYNERKKDTPDIYFVGNNISSAYLNDVLAILGDRDFSVNVISKSGTTTEPAIAFRIFKQLLEKKYGKAEAAKRIFATTDRAKGALKGMCDREGYETFVIPDDVGGRFSVLTPVGLLPMAAAGVELDAVMQGAADAREKYSNPDLKENDCYQYAALRHLFYQQGKTVEILANYEPHLTSFGEWFKQLFAESEGKEHKGIFPVAANFSTDLHSIGQYIQDGLRCFFETVLWVKTPKSAAVVPFDAQDEDGLNFLAEKEIHFVNSKAFAGTMLAHMDGGVPNLVIELDKMDAYHFGALVYFFEKAVGISGYLLDVNPFDQPGVEAYKKNMFALLGKPGYEDRKAELEARL; this is translated from the coding sequence ATGGGTATTTCTTTTTCTCTGAAAGGAGATTTTATCAAAAAGGACGAGGTTTTTGCACTGCAAAAGGAGGTGGAGCGTTGTCATTATGCGCTTCATGAAAAAACAGGCAAGGGCAATGATTTTTTAGGCTGGGTGGATTTGCCCGTAAATTACGATAAGGAAGAATTTGACCGCATCAAAAAGGCGGCGGCACGCATACAGGCAAACAGCGAGGTGCTGATTGTCATTGGTATCGGCGGCTCCTATCTGGGGGCGAGAACGGCGCTCGATTTCATCAAGACCCCGTTTTATAATGAACGAAAAAAAGACACCCCCGATATTTATTTCGTAGGGAACAACATCAGCTCTGCCTATCTGAATGATGTTCTGGCAATTCTGGGAGACAGGGACTTTTCCGTCAACGTCATTTCCAAATCCGGCACGACTACGGAGCCTGCGATTGCCTTCCGCATTTTCAAGCAGCTTCTGGAGAAAAAATACGGAAAGGCAGAAGCCGCAAAACGTATTTTTGCCACAACCGACCGCGCAAAGGGCGCGCTGAAGGGCATGTGCGACAGAGAGGGCTACGAAACCTTTGTCATCCCCGATGATGTCGGCGGACGCTTTTCCGTACTGACCCCTGTCGGGCTTTTACCGATGGCAGCTGCCGGTGTGGAGCTTGATGCTGTGATGCAGGGTGCGGCGGATGCAAGAGAAAAATACAGTAACCCCGATTTAAAGGAAAATGACTGCTATCAGTATGCCGCACTGCGCCATTTGTTCTATCAGCAGGGCAAAACGGTTGAAATTCTGGCAAATTATGAGCCGCATCTGACCTCCTTCGGGGAATGGTTCAAGCAGCTTTTCGCCGAAAGCGAGGGGAAGGAGCATAAGGGCATTTTCCCTGTGGCGGCGAATTTCTCAACGGATTTGCACTCCATCGGGCAGTATATTCAGGATGGCCTCAGGTGCTTCTTTGAAACGGTGCTTTGGGTGAAAACGCCGAAATCTGCCGCAGTGGTGCCATTTGATGCACAGGATGAGGATGGGCTGAATTTCCTTGCGGAAAAGGAAATTCATTTCGTCAACAGCAAGGCATTTGCAGGCACAATGCTCGCCCACATGGACGGCGGCGTACCCAATCTGGTGATTGAGCTGGATAAGATGGACGCTTATCATTTTGGGGCGTTGGTTTATTTCTTTGAAAAGGCAGTCGGCATCAGCGGCTATCTTCTGGATGTAAATCCCTTTGACCAGCCGGGGGTTGAGGCGTATAAGAAAAATATGTTTGCGCTTCTGGGAAAACCGGGCTACGAGGACAGAAAAGCCGAACTGGAAGCAAGACTTTAA
- a CDS encoding G5 domain-containing protein: MADTLFPKREERVPYGSGTPAKRDRKNIKGKKTGRTNRNKPTEKKRGKKDGKKLNRNALYLIGIIVILFIVFLFVRKNGSAVYIADEQVGILETRKVTAKELTATLESQLEGIVGSKVQINEKIKVEGIHIGFKEKKDVCTMEHLLPKMRSKVTYKVEAAIITVDSEKVAILANEKAANAVLKQVQTDLMPKEGVAEDAEISWQEDVEVVKEFVDSTQILEQEDAVKVLESTTEATQSYTVQSGDAPYLIANEFKTTVEKLNQLNEGANLTGGIRVGQVINVPVQKPKISVKTVETQVLTAVEPKTYQTQYDDTKPSSYQKVIQQGKAGQKKSTIRITRINGEVTEEKEVDKEIIQEAVPEIIVKGTQ; the protein is encoded by the coding sequence ATGGCGGATACATTGTTCCCGAAACGGGAGGAGCGTGTGCCCTATGGCAGCGGAACACCTGCCAAACGGGACAGAAAAAATATAAAGGGCAAAAAAACAGGCAGAACGAACCGCAATAAGCCCACAGAAAAAAAGCGCGGCAAAAAGGACGGCAAAAAGCTGAACCGCAATGCACTTTATCTGATTGGGATTATAGTGATTTTATTCATCGTGTTTCTCTTTGTGCGCAAAAACGGCTCTGCGGTTTATATCGCGGATGAGCAGGTCGGGATTCTGGAAACCAGAAAGGTAACGGCGAAGGAGCTGACTGCCACACTGGAAAGTCAGCTGGAGGGTATTGTCGGCTCGAAGGTGCAGATTAATGAGAAAATCAAGGTAGAGGGCATCCATATCGGCTTCAAGGAGAAAAAGGATGTCTGCACGATGGAGCATTTGCTGCCGAAAATGCGCAGCAAGGTAACGTATAAGGTGGAAGCGGCGATTATTACAGTGGATAGTGAAAAGGTTGCCATCCTTGCAAATGAAAAAGCGGCGAATGCTGTGCTCAAGCAGGTGCAGACCGACCTTATGCCCAAGGAGGGCGTTGCGGAGGATGCGGAAATCAGCTGGCAGGAGGATGTTGAGGTTGTGAAGGAATTTGTGGATTCCACGCAGATTCTGGAGCAGGAGGATGCCGTGAAGGTATTGGAATCCACTACAGAGGCAACCCAGAGTTATACCGTTCAGTCCGGCGATGCGCCGTATCTGATTGCAAATGAATTTAAAACAACGGTGGAAAAGCTGAATCAGCTGAATGAAGGCGCAAATCTTACCGGCGGGATTCGTGTAGGGCAGGTTATCAATGTGCCGGTACAGAAGCCGAAGATTTCCGTAAAAACAGTGGAAACACAGGTGCTGACGGCAGTGGAGCCAAAGACCTACCAAACCCAGTATGATGATACCAAGCCTTCGAGTTATCAGAAGGTCATCCAGCAGGGCAAGGCAGGGCAGAAGAAAAGCACCATCCGCATTACGCGTATCAACGGTGAGGTGACGGAGGAAAAGGAAGTGGATAAGGAAATTATCCAGGAGGCTGTGCCCGAAATCATCGTCAAGGGAACACAATAA
- a CDS encoding GntR family transcriptional regulator produces MTETKFNINTNEYLPLRDVVFNTLRDAILTGKLVPGERLMENQLAEKLGVSRTPVREALRMLELENLVELVPRKGAQVLDMTEKDIVNILEIRSALEGLATSLACKKMTKECLQQLKNMEVDFERAVAENDVERFVDIDEDFHDVIFQATENDKLIQMFRNLRIQLYRYRMAQAKNDNSMSTIVAHHRSILRALENHDSEEGAAVAQGHIKYQTESILRFIKNK; encoded by the coding sequence ATGACCGAAACAAAATTCAACATCAATACAAATGAGTATTTACCGTTGCGAGATGTCGTATTTAACACACTGAGGGATGCGATTCTGACAGGCAAGCTGGTTCCCGGAGAAAGACTGATGGAAAATCAGCTGGCGGAAAAGCTTGGCGTAAGCCGTACTCCTGTCAGAGAGGCACTGCGTATGCTGGAACTGGAAAATCTGGTAGAGTTGGTGCCCAGAAAGGGCGCGCAGGTGCTGGATATGACAGAAAAGGATATCGTAAATATTCTGGAAATCAGAAGCGCGCTGGAAGGGCTTGCAACCTCTCTGGCTTGTAAGAAGATGACAAAGGAATGTTTGCAGCAGCTGAAAAATATGGAAGTGGATTTTGAACGCGCGGTTGCGGAAAATGATGTAGAGCGTTTTGTGGATATTGACGAAGATTTCCATGATGTGATCTTTCAGGCAACAGAAAACGATAAGCTGATTCAGATGTTCCGAAACCTGAGAATCCAGCTGTATCGTTACAGAATGGCACAGGCGAAGAACGATAATTCCATGTCCACCATCGTGGCACACCACAGAAGTATTCTGCGTGCGCTGGAAAATCATGACAGCGAGGAAGGCGCAGCAGTGGCACAGGGACATATCAAATACCAGACAGAATCCATTCTGCGTTTTATCAAAAATAAATAA
- the ispE gene encoding 4-(cytidine 5'-diphospho)-2-C-methyl-D-erythritol kinase has protein sequence MREIRLKARAKINLTLDVTGKREDGYHLLETIMQTVALYDGIYMKKLEKPVIKLKTNLPWLPTDARNLAWKAANLMRETFGIKEGVFIEIDKRIPVAAGLAGGSTDCAAVLVGMNRLFGLGLSEAQLEEVAGRLGSDIPYCIRRGTVLCEGVGEVMTNVAHPCPDCYVVLAKLPVSVSTASVYKQLRWQEIEQHPDTKAMLKAMEEKDVAKMGKLLSNVLETVTIELHPRIAKIKARLMELGAEGALMSGSGPTVFALFTDRAKARKAAALVKREFALKDCLATRTYRVRRELRGEHNNDRNKIQHQYK, from the coding sequence GTGAGAGAAATACGACTGAAGGCAAGAGCAAAAATCAATTTAACCCTGGATGTGACAGGCAAAAGGGAGGACGGCTATCATCTTCTGGAAACCATCATGCAGACGGTAGCACTGTATGACGGTATCTATATGAAGAAGCTGGAAAAGCCCGTAATCAAGCTGAAAACCAACCTGCCATGGCTGCCGACGGATGCGCGCAATCTGGCGTGGAAGGCGGCAAACCTGATGCGGGAGACCTTCGGCATAAAGGAGGGTGTGTTTATTGAGATTGATAAACGAATCCCCGTTGCGGCAGGGCTTGCCGGCGGCAGTACGGATTGTGCGGCTGTTCTGGTGGGCATGAACCGCCTGTTTGGTCTGGGGCTTTCCGAAGCACAGCTGGAGGAAGTGGCGGGCAGATTGGGTTCGGATATCCCTTACTGCATCCGTCGCGGCACAGTTTTGTGTGAGGGAGTCGGCGAGGTGATGACAAATGTCGCACATCCTTGTCCGGATTGCTATGTGGTATTAGCAAAGCTGCCCGTCAGCGTTTCCACAGCTTCTGTTTATAAGCAGCTGCGCTGGCAGGAAATCGAGCAGCACCCCGATACAAAGGCAATGCTCAAAGCCATGGAAGAGAAAGATGTGGCAAAGATGGGAAAGCTGCTTTCCAATGTTCTGGAAACCGTGACCATTGAGCTGCATCCAAGAATCGCAAAAATAAAAGCACGTTTGATGGAATTAGGGGCGGAGGGTGCCCTCATGAGCGGCAGCGGTCCAACGGTGTTTGCCCTGTTTACGGACAGAGCAAAGGCAAGAAAGGCGGCGGCTCTGGTGAAACGGGAGTTTGCCCTGAAGGATTGCTTGGCAACAAGAACCTATCGGGTACGAAGAGAGCTGAGAGGAGAACATAATAATGACCGAAACAAAATTCAACATCAATACAAATGA